A genomic window from Flavobacterium azooxidireducens includes:
- a CDS encoding PorP/SprF family type IX secretion system membrane protein, whose product MKKIAPFFILLAFLNGKAQELNLPSFTQYLADNPFIISPVYAGIGDNVKIRANGFTQWVGIKDAPENMSLAGDMRIHDQSGIGLYLYSDKNGNTRQSGAKVSFAHHIVIDKYAEQFVSFGISYALNQFRIEIENFTGQDMAVVDDRRLTNHNVDVGFLYRKNGFYGSFTVANLLNKNLDVFNDVEPLELRNYQVFTGYKWRSSSNNDFEVEPSGFFQYFESDQRSTTDLNLKLRFYNFDDYYWAGVSYRFLNDQLLEPLNIGPMLGLKKSNFYFAYSYQITLNKLVNYNSGTHMVTLGVDIFQGISNCPCTF is encoded by the coding sequence ATGAAAAAAATAGCCCCATTTTTCATTTTGCTAGCTTTTCTAAACGGAAAAGCCCAGGAATTAAACCTACCTTCTTTTACGCAATATTTAGCTGATAATCCATTTATAATTTCGCCGGTGTATGCCGGAATTGGAGACAATGTAAAAATCAGAGCCAACGGATTTACACAATGGGTTGGAATTAAAGACGCACCCGAAAATATGTCGCTTGCCGGCGATATGCGAATTCATGATCAATCAGGAATTGGTTTGTATTTGTATAGCGATAAAAACGGAAATACCCGTCAATCTGGAGCAAAAGTGAGTTTTGCTCATCATATTGTAATTGATAAATATGCGGAACAATTTGTTTCGTTTGGAATTTCGTACGCTTTAAATCAGTTTCGAATTGAAATTGAAAATTTTACCGGACAAGATATGGCTGTTGTTGATGATAGAAGACTTACCAATCACAATGTAGATGTTGGTTTTTTGTATCGTAAAAACGGTTTCTACGGTAGTTTTACCGTTGCGAATTTACTAAACAAAAATTTAGATGTTTTTAATGATGTTGAACCGTTGGAACTACGTAATTATCAAGTATTTACGGGTTATAAATGGAGAAGTTCATCCAACAATGATTTTGAAGTAGAACCATCCGGATTTTTTCAATATTTTGAAAGTGATCAAAGATCAACAACAGATTTGAATTTGAAGCTGCGTTTTTATAACTTTGATGATTATTACTGGGCAGGTGTTTCCTATCGGTTTTTAAATGATCAATTGTTGGAACCTTTGAATATTGGACCGATGTTGGGATTAAAGAAAAGTAATTTTTACTTCGCTTATTCCTATCAAATCACGCTCAACAAATTGGTGAATTACAATTCGGGTACGCACATGGTTACGCTTGGTGTAGATATTTTCCAAGGCATTAGCAACTGTCCGTGTACCTTTTAA
- the folB gene encoding dihydroneopterin aldolase has protein sequence MGTIKLQNIRTFSFHGCLMEESKIGSDYSIDLEIKTDMRKSAVSDDLHDTVDYVHLNKAVVEEMAIRSKLLEHVAHRIIKRIFDEIPAVSRVIVSVSKLNPPIGGDVEAVTVVMEEYRS, from the coding sequence ATGGGAACAATTAAATTACAAAACATCCGAACGTTTTCGTTTCACGGCTGTTTGATGGAAGAAAGTAAAATCGGTTCAGATTATTCAATTGATTTGGAAATTAAAACTGATATGCGAAAATCGGCCGTTTCCGATGATTTGCACGATACAGTTGATTATGTTCATTTGAATAAAGCAGTAGTGGAAGAAATGGCCATTCGTTCCAAGTTATTAGAACACGTTGCTCATCGCATTATCAAACGAATTTTTGATGAAATTCCGGCTGTTTCACGAGTAATTGTTTCGGTTTCAAAGCTGAATCCGCCTATTGGTGGTGATGTGGAAGCGGTTACGGTTGTGATGGAGGAATACAGGAGTTAG
- a CDS encoding GldM family protein yields the protein MNKFQLILSLLFCQFLLAQNDSVIVSKSKIGLISADKLNVVYRGIQNPISIAVPNARSFTVSGLGVKEENGKYYIVPGQGNEMVVKLEIILDDDSKVVEEHFFRIKNLKKHIARINNKNCQNCIVLMKKEELKDAEISFYLEDFLYDFLNLKVTSFDLYIHKKKKFHIEGSKITDEVYKELLNLKKGKKILIYNIEFKLLSELNILIHPIDLIQIQISN from the coding sequence ATGAATAAATTTCAACTCATACTCTCTTTACTTTTCTGTCAATTTTTATTGGCACAAAATGATTCTGTAATTGTTTCAAAATCTAAAATAGGACTCATTTCTGCCGATAAATTGAATGTAGTTTATAGAGGAATTCAAAATCCAATTTCAATTGCTGTTCCAAACGCAAGATCATTTACTGTTTCTGGATTAGGGGTAAAAGAAGAAAATGGTAAATATTATATTGTTCCCGGACAAGGAAATGAAATGGTTGTTAAATTAGAGATTATTTTAGACGACGATTCAAAAGTGGTTGAAGAACACTTTTTCAGGATAAAAAATTTAAAGAAACATATTGCTAGAATTAACAATAAAAATTGTCAAAACTGTATCGTTTTGATGAAAAAAGAAGAATTAAAAGATGCTGAGATTTCTTTTTATTTAGAAGATTTTCTATATGATTTTTTAAATTTAAAAGTGACAAGTTTTGATTTATATATACATAAAAAAAAGAAATTTCACATTGAAGGAAGTAAAATTACGGATGAGGTATATAAAGAACTATTAAATTTAAAAAAAGGTAAAAAAATACTAATCTATAATATTGAATTTAAGCTACTTAGTGAACTAAATATTTTAATCCATCCAATTGATTTAATTCAAATACAAATTTCAAATTGA
- a CDS encoding HigA family addiction module antitoxin: protein MATLKNIHPGEILKEEFLVPLEISAYRLSKETFIPQTRISEIIKGNRRITADTALRLSKYFSTTAKFWLGLQDDYDIEEEKMAKKTELDSIQPMNTDAA, encoded by the coding sequence ATGGCAACTTTAAAAAACATACATCCCGGTGAAATATTAAAAGAAGAATTTCTTGTTCCACTTGAAATATCAGCATACCGTTTATCAAAAGAAACGTTTATTCCTCAAACTCGCATAAGCGAAATTATTAAAGGAAACAGAAGAATTACTGCAGATACAGCCTTGCGATTATCAAAATACTTTAGTACCACTGCCAAGTTTTGGTTAGGTTTACAAGATGATTATGATATTGAAGAAGAAAAAATGGCTAAAAAAACAGAATTGGATAGTATTCAACCGATGAATACGGATGCGGCTTAG
- a CDS encoding type II toxin-antitoxin system RelE/ParE family toxin — protein MIKSFTCKETEKIWNGIQSRKLPSDIQNVARRKLRMINNAQNINDLRIPPANHLEKLSGNLEGFHSIRINKQWRIIFRWENDNALEVEIIDYH, from the coding sequence GTGATTAAAAGTTTTACATGTAAAGAAACGGAGAAAATTTGGAACGGAATTCAATCCAGAAAACTTCCTTCTGACATTCAAAATGTAGCCAGAAGAAAATTAAGAATGATTAATAATGCTCAAAACATAAATGATTTAAGGATTCCACCTGCAAACCATTTAGAAAAATTAAGCGGAAATCTTGAAGGATTTCATAGTATCAGAATTAATAAACAATGGCGAATAATTTTTAGGTGGGAAAATGACAATGCTTTAGAAGTAGAAATTATAGATTATCATTAA
- a CDS encoding LysE family translocator, with amino-acid sequence MLNDILAAIPWGILLAFTIGPVFFVLIETSITKGFKAAITFDFGVVFGDLVFILIAYFSTNQLLEKLKDDPSLFIFGGVIMFVFGLISFIREKRVKKKNLNPEFLADSIPKNNYLGLFFKGFLLNFINIGVLGFWVGIIIVFGPQMNMETDRIVLFMTVIIITYLITDVVKIILAKQLKNRLTPYIIYKIKRVISVILMIFGFFLIIQGFFPEEKEMIKEKFERLKD; translated from the coding sequence ATGCTTAACGATATTTTAGCTGCCATTCCGTGGGGAATTCTCTTGGCTTTCACCATTGGTCCTGTGTTTTTTGTACTGATAGAAACCAGTATAACCAAAGGTTTTAAAGCTGCCATCACATTTGACTTTGGTGTTGTTTTTGGCGATTTGGTTTTTATTCTGATTGCTTATTTCAGTACCAACCAACTGCTGGAAAAACTCAAAGACGATCCGAGTTTATTCATCTTTGGTGGAGTGATTATGTTTGTGTTTGGTTTAATTTCCTTTATCAGAGAAAAAAGAGTAAAAAAGAAAAACCTCAACCCTGAGTTTTTAGCCGATTCAATTCCGAAAAACAATTATTTAGGGCTTTTTTTTAAAGGATTTTTGCTCAATTTCATCAATATTGGTGTATTGGGTTTTTGGGTGGGAATCATCATCGTCTTTGGTCCGCAAATGAATATGGAAACTGACCGAATTGTGTTGTTTATGACCGTTATCATAATTACTTATCTAATTACCGATGTGGTAAAAATCATCTTAGCCAAACAACTCAAAAACCGTTTAACACCCTATATCATTTATAAAATTAAACGCGTTATCAGTGTAATTCTAATGATTTTCGGGTTCTTTTTAATCATTCAAGGTTTTTTTCCTGAGGAAAAAGAAATGATTAAGGAGAAGTTTGAGAGGTTGAAAGATTGA
- a CDS encoding head GIN domain-containing protein — MKKIIFLFILTTSPLFAQTVTKSPGDFTTVKIFDRISAQLIPSNENKVEIKGSRASEVEVINNNGDLKIRMPLTKLLKGEVIEATVYYKKLEGVEASEGSYVIAEKSIKAVNFDLNAKEGAEIKIALDVEKCNSKASTGGKINITGTTQNQEVIVTSGGELNANKFNSKQTTVSINAGGNASIHATDYVDAKVRAGGYIYIYGKPKQIDQKTVLGGSIKEMN, encoded by the coding sequence ATGAAAAAAATCATCTTCCTTTTCATTTTAACCACTTCTCCCCTTTTTGCTCAAACCGTAACCAAAAGTCCGGGCGATTTTACAACGGTAAAAATATTTGACAGAATTTCAGCTCAACTCATTCCATCCAATGAAAATAAAGTTGAAATCAAAGGTTCAAGAGCTTCAGAAGTGGAAGTGATTAATAACAATGGCGATTTAAAAATCCGCATGCCGCTGACCAAATTATTAAAAGGAGAAGTGATTGAAGCCACCGTTTATTACAAAAAATTAGAAGGTGTTGAAGCCAGCGAAGGTTCGTATGTAATTGCAGAAAAATCAATTAAAGCAGTCAATTTTGATTTGAATGCCAAAGAAGGAGCAGAAATTAAAATTGCTTTAGATGTAGAAAAATGTAATAGTAAAGCATCAACCGGCGGAAAAATAAACATTACCGGAACTACTCAAAATCAAGAGGTTATAGTTACTTCCGGAGGCGAATTAAATGCTAATAAATTCAATTCCAAGCAAACAACAGTAAGTATTAATGCCGGCGGAAATGCCAGTATTCATGCCACCGATTATGTGGATGCCAAAGTGAGAGCCGGCGGTTATATTTACATCTACGGAAAACCAAAACAAATTGATCAAAAAACAGTTTTAGGCGGTTCAATTAAAGAAATGAACTAA
- the rnr gene encoding ribonuclease R, producing the protein MSKKPRKLGKKNKDFTAQIFKILSKETNKSFTYKQIAVILELDDTKSRNEIIRDLKILKAQDKIHEVEVGKYQMVSKAEYYEGTVDMTSRKTGYFICDELEEDVFIPFINLNHALDNDKVKAYIYNRRSSRRPEAEVLEILERAKTEFVGVIDIQKNFAFVTTANAKMYTDIFIPKNKIGDAEHGDVVLVKMEDWPVKADSPFGSVIKVLGKPGEHNTEIHGILAEYGLPYDFPIEVEAFANKIDTSVTEKEIAKRRDMRKALTFTIDPKDAKDFDDALSFEKLDNGNYEIGIHIADVSHYLQEGTILDDEAYKRATSVYLVDRVVPMLPEVLSNDACSLNPHEDKFTFSAVFEVSPKAEVINQWFGRTMIYSDQRFSYEEAQHIIETKKDIIPAEISLTGNDYKTPQNIVEATLKLDELAKILRQKRMANGAISFDKVEVKFNLNEKAEPVGVFFKISKDANHLIEEFMLLANRKVAEFIGKQKKTFVYRIHDEPNEDKLINLQTVISKFGYKINFKSKQDISKSLNTLLNDVVGKKEQNLVDTLTIRSMSKAVYSTENIGHYGLAFDYYSHFTSPIRRYPDVMVHRLLQYYLDGGKSVSAELYEEKSAHSSDMENLAAKAERDSIKYMQVKYMQDHKDQEFLGVISGVTEWGIYVEIIENKCEGMVRIREIKDDYYVFDEKQYALVGEVSKKIIQLGDEVYVKVKNADLVKKQLDFHFIRRKE; encoded by the coding sequence TTTAAAAGCTCAAGATAAAATTCACGAAGTAGAAGTTGGCAAATACCAAATGGTTTCCAAAGCCGAATATTACGAAGGAACCGTTGATATGACTTCCCGAAAAACAGGCTATTTTATTTGTGATGAATTGGAAGAAGATGTGTTCATTCCGTTTATCAATTTAAATCACGCATTAGATAACGATAAAGTAAAAGCCTACATCTACAACCGAAGAAGCTCTCGCCGACCCGAAGCTGAAGTGTTAGAAATTTTAGAACGTGCCAAAACTGAATTTGTAGGTGTGATTGACATTCAAAAGAATTTTGCGTTTGTAACAACTGCCAATGCTAAAATGTACACCGATATTTTCATCCCAAAAAATAAAATTGGCGATGCCGAACACGGTGATGTAGTTTTAGTAAAAATGGAGGATTGGCCGGTTAAAGCCGATAGTCCGTTTGGATCAGTCATCAAAGTGTTAGGAAAACCTGGTGAACACAATACAGAAATTCACGGAATTTTAGCAGAATATGGTTTACCGTATGATTTCCCGATTGAAGTAGAAGCTTTTGCAAACAAAATTGATACTTCCGTAACCGAAAAAGAAATTGCCAAACGTCGCGATATGCGAAAAGCATTAACGTTTACGATTGACCCGAAAGATGCGAAAGATTTTGATGATGCATTATCGTTTGAAAAATTAGACAATGGAAATTATGAAATTGGCATTCACATTGCCGATGTTTCCCACTATTTGCAAGAAGGAACGATTTTGGATGATGAAGCATATAAACGAGCCACATCGGTTTATTTAGTAGATCGTGTTGTTCCGATGCTTCCGGAGGTTTTAAGTAACGACGCGTGTTCTCTGAATCCACACGAGGATAAATTTACCTTCTCTGCCGTTTTTGAAGTTTCTCCCAAAGCAGAAGTAATCAATCAATGGTTTGGAAGAACCATGATTTATTCTGATCAGCGTTTTTCATATGAGGAAGCTCAGCACATCATCGAAACCAAAAAAGATATCATTCCGGCCGAAATTTCATTAACCGGAAATGATTATAAAACACCTCAAAATATTGTTGAAGCAACATTGAAATTAGATGAATTAGCTAAAATTCTTCGTCAGAAACGAATGGCAAACGGAGCGATTTCGTTTGATAAAGTGGAAGTAAAATTCAATTTGAATGAAAAAGCAGAACCGGTTGGTGTTTTCTTTAAAATATCAAAAGATGCCAATCATTTAATTGAAGAATTTATGTTGTTGGCCAATAGAAAAGTGGCCGAATTTATCGGAAAACAAAAGAAAACCTTTGTTTACAGAATTCACGATGAACCGAATGAAGATAAATTAATCAATTTACAAACGGTGATTTCGAAGTTTGGTTATAAAATTAATTTCAAATCGAAACAAGATATTTCTAAATCATTGAATACGTTATTGAATGATGTAGTTGGAAAAAAAGAGCAAAATTTAGTCGATACATTGACTATACGAAGTATGAGTAAAGCGGTCTATTCTACTGAAAACATTGGTCATTACGGATTAGCCTTTGATTATTATTCGCATTTCACATCACCAATTCGTCGTTATCCGGATGTGATGGTACATCGTTTGTTGCAATATTATTTGGATGGAGGAAAATCGGTTTCGGCAGAATTGTATGAAGAAAAAAGTGCTCACTCGTCTGATATGGAAAATTTAGCTGCTAAAGCGGAACGAGACAGCATCAAATACATGCAAGTAAAATACATGCAAGATCATAAAGATCAAGAATTTTTAGGTGTTATTTCCGGTGTAACCGAATGGGGAATTTATGTAGAAATCATCGAAAATAAATGCGAAGGAATGGTACGAATCCGTGAAATTAAAGATGATTATTATGTGTTTGATGAAAAACAATATGCGTTAGTAGGTGAAGTTTCTAAAAAAATTATACAATTAGGCGACGAAGTTTACGTTAAAGTAAAAAATGCCGATTTGGTTAAAAAACAATTGGATTTTCATTTTATTAGAAGAAAAGAGTAA